The Mangifera indica cultivar Alphonso chromosome 12, CATAS_Mindica_2.1, whole genome shotgun sequence DNA window TTAAACTGATAAACTCATTTTTCTACTTTTTATGAAGGTAAAAACGTGAGTAGATCAAACTGATAAACTTATCTTTTCACTTTTTACGCATGTAAAGACATAAGTAAGTCAAactaataaattcatattttcactTTCTATATAGGTGAAGTTATGAATATATTTGAACTAATGAACTCATTTTTTTACATAGGTAAAAGTATAAGTATATCTAAACTAATTAATATCGATATGAATGCTTAACCctgatattttgataaaatataaataatttgtatttttaatattttaactctttaaatgatgcataaatttatatttattatagatCATCAATAAGAAagaacaaatcaaaataattaatatataataattaaaatatatatatatatatatatatatatatatatttagaatatatattttaaaataagaaataatatatttgtattgtaGGTTAATATACTCTATCAATCTAAAAAGGTCAAAAACAGAACAGTGATAAGTGGCTATTGAGCGTTATAAGAACATATTCTGAGCTTCACTCTGAAATGAGTTACCGTCTTCAAGGCATCAGCAACACCACCATCACTCTTCCTCTGATCTTCTCTTCCACCCTTTTTCATCCTTCCCATTTCTCTTCAAGGTCTCTCCTTGCTCTCTTCATGTTTGTTCACATATTACATTACAAAAGTTAAAAGCCGTTGCACATTCTTACTGGgttgtttttatttcttatttctttgcACGCAGGGCTTGGCGTTGTGTTTGTACTTTCAGTTTCAACTCTAGAACCCAAATGGAGGATCATGATCTTTCAAAATTTACTGTAACGGCAGATCCTCAGTCTCTGGAGAATAAAATTTCCGCAATTCGCTTGGCGGGTCCTTCTAAACTTCAGGTTCTATTAcacctttattattattattgttactaTTCAGCTTAATTATGTAGCTCAATTGACCTTTTAGATTTTACTTTAACTGAAAGCttagatttttttgtttgggGGGGTCTTTCTAAAGTAATTGGCTCCTTAAGCGTCTTAAAAAGATGCATTGTTGTAAATGTATTATGTTGATGCAcaagttattataattttttttcatgaagaGCTCTTAATGATTACTGCATTTATCATCTcatgtttcttttctttattttgatattatagaATTGACTTGAACATTTTTCATGGTTGATCAATTCGTTTATGATATGAGGGTTAGCATTTCTTTCTATAAAGTTAAAGAactattacttttttattttcttttcatttcatttctgaagGTGATTGCAGGTTGAATtttctcattattaaaatatatgtatatatattttggctTCATTTGTACATAATAGTGTAGAAATATGAAGTTTTTGAAGGAATAGGCTTTGACCATACACGAACAATCATGAACTGGCACTCAAGATCAAGAGATCGTCTAAATTTAAGGGATGAATTTATACTCTGTAGGAAAAATGTAGCCAAAAGAAGTTATAGCAGTATGGTGATTTACCAGTAGAGTCTTTCATATGGGCCAATTGGCAACAAACATGAACtcattattttaaatgtcaGGTAATTGCAGATTTTGATGCAACCCTGACACGGTATTGGATCAATGGCAGTAGGGGCCAAAGTAGGTGTCCCTAACTTACATtacactattaaaaattttaaattattcagaatttgttttcattttcctcTTGTAACATGTACAGGTAGCCATGGCCTTTTGAATCAAGGAAATCCAGAGTATGATGCCAAGAGGCATGCATTATATGAATACTATCATCCCCTAGAATTCTCCCCACATATTCCAATTGAAGAGAAAACAAAGCTCATGGAAGAGTGGTATGTTACCAACTATGTGGTCACCATGAGACTCTGATATGTTACAAAATAGCATATTAAACTGAGTCTGTTTAAAAAGTTCTCATTagtaattatgttatatttctgTTGTAAAGGCTTAAAAGAAATGCAGTCCTGCTTTCTCTATGTTTTAGCTGAACTTAACAAACTAAAATTAGTTTCTTTCATGTAGGTGGGGAAAAACTCATGCTCTTCTTGTCGAGGGAGGCCTGACATATGATGCAATAAAGGCATCCGTTGCTAATGCCTCAATTTCTTTTAGAGAGGGCGTAGTCGAACTCTTTGAATTTCTGGAGGTAATATCATCTTCTTCTAGTAATTTTTAGAGCAGTTGTGTAAGATAGGTGTGCATGATCCTAAGTAAGTCAACAGAGTCTAGTTGGGGGTGGTTTCTATCATTTTTTGACATGGTTTGTGATGAACTAGGTGTTATGGCtgatatcatcattttttcaaagaaaaaaagtgtGTCAGAATGCCAATGAAAGGGAACCACAACCATTTATTGCTCTGAAGTATGCAGGAGTTtcattaaaaaatgaagaaagcaGACTCCAAGAATTACTTATCAAGAGAATCCAGAATAATGTAGTGATAGCCACTAATATTTCCTCAAAAGCAGCAAATATAGATGTTGTTGAAAGGTTGCTTTACCATTCCGATTTCTTGTGTTCCTCACTAATTGTATACATTGCATTAAACCAAAGAAACAACTTTACAAGCTAAGTTACCTTAATGGCCTATTGTGTTAGCGAACCACTAAGCACAACATGTGGAGGTAAACGATATGTCTTCATGCATCAAAAACTAGCTAAAATAGCAATCTTTTGCTCTTCACTAACCTTTAAACCATTAGATTAGGTCCCACACCAAAGTTCAGCGAAGAATGAGCATAAGGAAGCAATAACATTTTTCATGTACCCTGCCTTTTCTAACATATCTTATCTCTTTATAATAAGTTGTATATAGAGTCTGAGAAACCTTATGGAAGGCCTCGTCATTTTCTATTCACCCTGCTCTCTTTCATATCTTAGCCCGTTATAATAAGTTATAACTTGATaagtttcttttttcctttttttttttgtttttctaattctAGTTTTTCTAGTTGCTTCATTATAATTCATCACATCCTTTCCAAAGCCACAACATTCTGTACCATAAagtaccaaaaagaaaaatcaccATCCATAGATTAAGCTTGTAAAACAAGGTGTACCATGTAGAAACTCCACCATACCAGACAGATCTTCCTAAATACCATGCCAAATGCTGCATCTGATTTcttgtttgtgtatataatgTGCAGGAAAGAGACATTCCTGTTCTCATATTTTCAGCAGGGCTTGCAGATATTATAGAGGAGGTTAGTTTAACAAAATCCATTTTGGTTATAGAGGAGGTGGTCCTGCTTCAAAACATGCACATTTCACTGCATCTTTTATGTTTCTGCATaaactttgttttcttcttctttccagGTCCTGAGGCAAACAGTTCACAAATCTTTCAAGAATGTTAAGATAGTTTCAAACCGAATGATATTCAACGAAGATGGCTGCCTTGCATCCTTCAAAGGTAGCCTTCAATCATTAGCTCAGGAGAGAGTGGTTTTTTACAAGATATATTACTGTATAAATACATGTCCATGGTAATTCATCATGAATTTGCATTTCCAGACTTCCAATGGTTTCTAGGTTTCATTACTTGATACTGAATGGGGTTTATGTGCCACTTCTGAGTACTTGGTTAAGGCAGCTCAATAAACATAGATTTGTGGTGCCACTAACCACACTTTGTTGCTAGAATGTCTTGTTCGATTTAAAAACTAGTTATAAGCATTTTTTTGCCTTTAATAACAAGAATAGGCTTATAGAGATaccattattttataatattaacattCTATTTAGGTTTGTTTTGGGAAAAATTAACAGGTGGATGTTTAATGTGTATGCTTCTAGTATGTAAAGGCATTTGGAGTTGTCCATCCCAATGAATTGTACTTATGTTAGTAATTTACTTGTTATACTTCTTATAGTTGTGAGAGAGCAGATGAGAATGAATAGAATTTTCTGGTGAACAGGAGGGAACTTTCTAACTCCTTTCTTCTAACTTTTTCATGACACAGTTTCATTGTTACAggttgaattttatataaaatgaggGTAATCCAAACTGAAATTCCAGACAAGCAGCCACTTAAAGTAACTGCAGCCATATAAGCTATGGAAATCTAATCTCTTAGGACAGAACTAGAACACCTACACTCTCTTGTCACAGCCTACAACAACCAGCAACTTTCTTTGATAAAGCTGATGCAAATACTGTTTTATCTGAATTCATCTCTTTATGTTATTGTGTAGTTCTCTAGATAATTGTCTGTGTTCTTATTTCTgctttttaactaattttaatgCAGGGAAGACAATTCATAGTCTAAACAAAAATGAACATGCTCTTGACATGGCTGCTCCTCTTCATGACCATTTGGGTGAAACCAATGGACATAATGATGGCTATTCCTCAGTTAAGACTCGGACCAATGTGCTGCTTCTTGGCGATCACATTGGAGATTTAGGAATGTCTGATGGCTTGAACTACGACAATCGAATATCTGTGGGGTTTCTGTAAGTTTCTAAAGTTTGTTTGTTCTCtatacttaatatataatgTCTCATTTAATAATGGTTTGTAAAACTAGTAGAGTTTGTTAATTAACATTTCTTTGAAcaaattattatcttttgtctagcttcaagaaaatttttgtatttgagCTAGAATTCTATTACTTGTTAATTCCTTTAAAATGCTTGTGTTTAGTAGCCCTTGCTTACAACTTCTACAAATCAAATGATATGCACATGTAGATGCTATGATTAGTCTTCCTCATCGGAAGTTAGCACTTGTTTTCTGTTAGTTAGAGTTTGAACTAGATTAATTCTAGCTTAGCATATTTCGAATAATTAAGAATGTGATGGTTGTGAGAGAAAAGGTGAGAaagaagagtttttttttttttttatggtggTGAGAAAGGAGGGaacttttcttcctcttttttcttggttattttatcaatttacaTATCTATACATACAAGTAACATGACCCAAAAAACCTTCAAATTCAAATGGTCAGTTGCACAATAGGATGAATGCCTACCTACAAGATATTACTAACATAGGACAAGATTAGCCTACTTAGACTTGCTTTTCAAGGCCTACAGCAATCTATACTACTCAAGATGGAGTATATTTGTTTCTCATGCCCGTCTTGCCAATACAATTATGATATCTTTTAGAGCTTCGACCTTTAGTAAGAACATTGGCTATTTGCCCATTAGACATCACAAATGAGATTGTTAGGATTCTAAgtacaaggtatgagacttggatctcacattagaaagtatgaacatctagtgtggggtttatatagccttgggctctcccatcttaatagctagcttttgagatgTGGTTCTCTTAAgattcgtatcatttggtatcagagcatggcAACGAGAATGGAGACGCGAGTTAAAGCATTAGAGAAAGAGATGTTTGCAGTAAAAGAAGGAATGGATGAAACGAAAATGCAGATAGGGGAGTTGAATTCTAGAATAGAAAACATGGGCTCCGATGTGGAGACTATTAAAAAGTACTTGAAAGATCTTAGAGAGGCAACTCTTGGTAGAGATGGTGGAGATAAAGGCAAGGCAGCAATGCATCCAGAAACCTCCCCCTCATACTCACCACCAAAGGGGGAACCATCTGGACCACCATTAGGAAGGGCAAAAGAAGTTGTGGGAGAGGAAAGAATGAACCAAAACATGTTAGTAGGGGAAGAACAAATGGGAGGTAACAAGAGGGATCTACAATACCGACGTTTGGACCTTCCGCTGTTTAATGGAGAAGAGGCCTTAGATTGGGTGTCAAGAGTTAAAAGATACTTCAATGTGAATTGTTTGACTGAATAGGAACGTCTTACAACTGCTGGTGTTTGTATGGAAGGTGAAGCACTCCACTGGTTGCAATGGAGGGAGAAACGCCAATCGTTCACTGGCTGGGACAACTTTAAGCGAGAGGTTCTGCAACGGTTCCCGCTGCCAGATGAAAAGACGCCACAGGAGGAGTTATTCTCACTGCATCAGACCAGAACTATCCGTGAATACCGCTTCAAGTTTGAACTACTATCAGCAGCCGTCATAGGGTTGTCTGAAGATACGTTGAAGGTAGTGTTTATGAACGGATTGATTGAGGAGGTGAGGGAAGAAGTGAAGTTGTTCCACCCGTACACTTTAGAGGAGATGATGGACAGAGCACGACAGGTAGAGAAGAAATACGGCATCATCGACACCACATACGTATTACGTCCAGGGTGAGCTTATCCTAAAAACACAGTTGGGTCAACTTAGCCTTCTTACCCAGCTTAATTTAACCCAGTCCCTTTAGCCACTAACAACCCAAATACTAGACCCCATTACATTGCAGTAACCAACCCAACCCTCATCTCCAACGTAGCCCAAACCCGAAAACATATAAACCCAAATCAAAGCAACCAACCCAGATCCAATTGCCCCTCTTATGACCCATGTTCTTCTCCAACAAGCAAAATATCCACTTTTAGAGCTCCAGTGAGTTCTGGAGCATTAACCTCATTTCCACGGCATGAAGGTAACTATTGACGCCTCACAGATGAAGAGTTTCGTGCCAAGGTTGAAAGAGGGCTTTGCTTTTGTTGTGATGAAAAATTCTTCCCAGGTCACCGGTGCCAATTTCGTCAACTCCGAATAATGATTTacagtgaagaagaagaacaggAGGAGGGAATAAAAGcagaagaggaagagaaggTAGTTGAAGGGAAGAAGATGACCATGAGCCTCAACATCAGTTCAGTTGTGGGCATTGGAAACCCGAAAGCTTTAAAAATGATTGGTGAAATCAGAGGGAAAAAGGTGATTGTATTGATAGACAGTGGGGCTACCCACAACTTTCTCTCAAAGAAAGTGGTGGATGAGCTGAAAATTTCAATGAAAACTACcagttttgtttttgtgttaGGAGATGATCGTAAGGTCTAAGGGAAAGGAAAATGTGAGAGGGTCACATTGTGGATACAGGGGGTGCAGATTACGTAGGATTCTCTCCCCTTTCGACTTGGAAGGGTGGATGTGATATTGGGTATGAATTGATTACACCGATTAGGTGAGGTCAAGACTAATTGGAGAGAGCAAACAATGCGGTATAATTGGGAAAGGAAAAGAATTGAATTAAAGGGAGAAGCGTTTTTGATGATGAGGGAAACGTCTCTGCAATCATTGGTGAAATCAATCAGCCTTGAAGAAGAAGGATATTGGGTGAAGGGAGCTAAGAAGACGAACGAGGAAGATTCGGAAATAAAGAAAATCCCACTTCCTGTGGAAGAGATACTCAgagaatttaagaatttatttgGAGAACCAAAGGGCTTACCTCCCAAAAGACCCCAAGATCACACAATTACATTGAAGGAAGGAGTTCAACCCCCAAATTTGCGGCCATACAGATATCCTTACTTccaaaaaaatgagattgaacgAATTATGCAAGAGATGATGGGAGTAGGTATAATCCACCCCAATTTGAGTCTTTTGTGAGTCTCATTATCTTAGTGAAGAAAAAAGACAGAGGATAGCGATTTTGTGTTGACTATCGAGCCTTAAATCGAGTAACCATTCCTAATAAATTTCCAATGCCGAAGATTGACGAATTATTGGATGAATTAGTAGGGGCAACAGTCTTCAACAAGTTGGATCTTAAATCCGGGTACTACCAAATCCGTGTGAGGGAGGAAGATAAAGAGAAAACTGCTTTCTGACCACATGAGGGACACTACGAGTTCTTAGTAATGCCCTTCGGCCTAAGCAACTCTCCTGCCACCTTTCAGAACCTGATGAACACAATTTTTCGCCtttatttgagaaaatttgttCTTGTATTTTTTGACGATATACTGATTTATAGTCGAGAGATTAAGGATCATTTGTGGCACTTACAAGTAGTGTTAAGTTTGCTTCGAGATCATTAGCTCAtcgtcaataaaaaaaaaaaaattatttggacAAGAACGGATAGGATATCTAAGCCACATAGTGTCCAAGAATGGGGTTGAAGTTGACCCACAAAAGATAAACGATATGGAGAATTGGCCAAGACCAAAAGAAATTAGAGATCTTGGAGGATTCCTCGAGTTGACGGGTTACTATCGTAAATTTGTTCGAGGATATGAAAAGATCGCCGAGCCATTAACCAACCTACTCAAGAAAAATGCCTTCTGCTGGGGGGAAGACTCACAGAGAGCTTTTGAAGCTTTAAAAAGGGTCATGGTGACAGTGCCGGTTCTAGCCATGCCAGAGTTTATGAAAGAGTTTATAGTTGAAACTGATGCTTCGAGGGTAGGTTTGGGAGTTGTCTTGA harbors:
- the LOC123193005 gene encoding cytosolic 5'-nucleotidase 3, with translation MSYRLQGISNTTITLPLIFSSTLFHPSHFSSRAWRCVCTFSFNSRTQMEDHDLSKFTVTADPQSLENKISAIRLAGPSKLQVIADFDATLTRYWINGSRGQSSHGLLNQGNPEYDAKRHALYEYYHPLEFSPHIPIEEKTKLMEEWWGKTHALLVEGGLTYDAIKASVANASISFREGVVELFEFLEERDIPVLIFSAGLADIIEEVLRQTVHKSFKNVKIVSNRMIFNEDGCLASFKGKTIHSLNKNEHALDMAAPLHDHLGETNGHNDGYSSVKTRTNVLLLGDHIGDLGMSDGLNYDNRISVGFLNDNIENNLDSYSKAFDIVYLNDAPMWGVVKLASQLCS